One stretch of Microcoleus sp. FACHB-672 DNA includes these proteins:
- a CDS encoding glutathione S-transferase family protein: protein MLELYQFELSQYSEKVRLMLDYKGLAYRKIEVTPGVGQLEVYRLSGQRQLPVLKDGNIVIADSTEIAKYLDQQYPDRPMIPTAPKERALCLLMEEWADESIGVKSRKVLFNGLSQDQRFRSAMLPANTPDVLKNLVESVPSEVLKTLGFGLGVSPDAVKSATEAIKQDLEALCLLLREQAYLVTDHPTMADLAVAGLSILLKFPTGPYLDLPAELRGKGVPGIADNPLYDTFFTWRDRLYADYRQPLSTVSASVSGSRPTSIEID, encoded by the coding sequence ATGCTAGAGCTGTACCAATTTGAACTGTCTCAGTACAGTGAAAAAGTGCGCCTAATGCTTGATTATAAAGGATTAGCGTACCGAAAAATAGAAGTGACCCCAGGGGTGGGCCAGCTAGAAGTCTACCGGCTATCTGGCCAGCGGCAATTGCCGGTACTCAAAGATGGAAATATTGTTATTGCGGATTCTACGGAGATCGCCAAATATCTTGACCAGCAGTATCCAGATCGACCGATGATCCCCACAGCCCCCAAAGAACGGGCGCTGTGTTTGCTCATGGAAGAATGGGCGGATGAGTCGATTGGTGTGAAAAGCCGGAAAGTGCTGTTTAACGGACTCAGCCAAGATCAGCGCTTTCGCAGCGCTATGTTGCCGGCGAATACCCCTGATGTTCTGAAAAATCTGGTTGAATCCGTGCCGTCTGAGGTGCTCAAGACCTTAGGATTTGGGCTGGGAGTCAGTCCTGATGCAGTGAAATCCGCCACAGAAGCGATTAAGCAAGACTTAGAAGCCTTATGCTTGCTGCTGCGTGAGCAAGCTTATTTGGTAACAGATCATCCAACAATGGCAGATTTGGCCGTAGCTGGGTTATCGATATTGCTCAAGTTTCCAACCGGCCCTTATTTGGATCTGCCGGCAGAGTTGCGCGGTAAAGGTGTCCCCGGCATTGCCGATAACCCTTTGTATGACACATTTTTCACTTGGCGTGATCGCCTCTATGCAGACTACCGCCAGCCGTTAAGTACCGTCAGCGCCAGCGTCAGCGGTAGCCGGCCAACTTCAATCGAGATAGATTAA